In a genomic window of Halalkalicoccus sp. CG83:
- the gvpA gene encoding gas vesicle protein GvpA, whose protein sequence is MSQARPSTSSLAEVLDRILDKGAVIDIWVRVSLVGIEILTVEARVVIASVDTFLHYAREISKIEAAEEEGDLDDLEDIEIEASAEAQ, encoded by the coding sequence ATGAGTCAAGCAAGACCCAGCACCTCAAGTCTGGCGGAAGTGCTCGACCGGATCCTGGACAAGGGTGCGGTCATCGACATCTGGGTACGCGTCTCGCTGGTGGGGATCGAGATCCTCACCGTCGAAGCCCGTGTCGTGATCGCGTCGGTCGACACCTTCCTCCACTACGCGAGGGAGATCTCGAAGATCGAGGCCGCCGAGGAGGAGGGCGACCTCGACGACCTCGAGGACATCGAGATCGAGGCCTCCGCCGAAGCCCAGTAG
- a CDS encoding PH domain-containing protein, whose translation MSIRTRLPGIHENPEDADWLHLGDDETIRWIGRPSRYTIAMALGTALLLAIAGIVLTVWLVSVVDEGDAPVWVGYLPLVLTTVGLVWAVRTYLDWVRLLYVITDEEIYVKHGLVSRDVTQVRLSRVQNTAYSQSTVERLLSYGDVEIFTAGTGTQDIVFETVPHPVRVTEILTTVLGEWDHGDGLR comes from the coding sequence ATGTCAATTCGCACCCGTCTCCCCGGAATCCACGAGAACCCCGAGGACGCCGACTGGCTCCATCTGGGCGATGACGAGACGATCCGGTGGATCGGGCGGCCGTCGCGATACACCATCGCGATGGCGCTCGGGACCGCACTCCTGCTCGCGATCGCCGGCATCGTGCTCACCGTCTGGCTGGTCTCGGTCGTGGACGAGGGCGACGCCCCCGTCTGGGTCGGCTACCTCCCGCTCGTCCTCACGACGGTCGGTCTCGTCTGGGCCGTGCGCACCTACCTCGACTGGGTTCGCCTCCTCTACGTCATCACCGACGAGGAGATCTACGTGAAACACGGTCTCGTCTCGCGTGACGTCACGCAGGTACGCCTGAGCCGCGTCCAGAACACGGCCTACTCGCAGTCGACCGTCGAGCGCCTGCTCTCCTATGGGGACGTCGAGATCTTCACCGCTGGGACGGGCACCCAGGACATCGTCTTCGAGACCGTCCCCCATCCGGTACGGGTCACGGAGATCCTCACGACGGTGTTGGGCGAATGGGACCACGGCGACGGCCTTCGCTAG
- a CDS encoding ion transporter gives MEHYSTKEYVHTLLTVDEGGKLSRMVDWLIAGLIVLNTITVALATVDGVFQQYHRAFYVIEVTSVALFTVEYGLRLWSASVLEGYSRPIIDRLRYACRPYLLVDLFAILPFYLGAAVFVSDLRFLRALQLFRFLRLFKLVRYSEAMQRFIRVIRKKRDDLLLAAAGSSLLITVASHLMYFLEKDAQPETFSSVPATLWWAVITLTTVGYGDVYPITPAGKFLGAIIAVIGVGLVALPASILASGYLEEESS, from the coding sequence ATGGAACACTACAGCACGAAAGAGTACGTCCATACGCTCCTGACCGTAGACGAAGGCGGGAAGCTCAGCCGAATGGTCGACTGGCTGATCGCAGGGCTGATAGTTCTTAACACCATTACCGTCGCCCTCGCCACGGTGGACGGGGTTTTCCAGCAGTACCACCGCGCGTTCTACGTCATCGAGGTCACGTCAGTTGCCCTCTTCACGGTCGAATACGGGCTCCGACTCTGGTCCGCGTCGGTACTCGAGGGATACTCACGACCCATTATCGACCGTCTGCGGTACGCGTGTCGTCCGTATCTGCTGGTTGATCTGTTCGCGATCCTCCCGTTCTATCTCGGCGCCGCCGTCTTCGTCTCCGATCTCCGGTTTTTGCGTGCACTTCAGCTGTTCCGGTTCCTCCGGTTATTCAAGCTCGTACGGTACTCCGAGGCGATGCAGCGCTTCATTCGCGTGATCCGGAAGAAGCGCGATGACCTGTTGCTGGCAGCGGCCGGTTCGTCGCTTCTGATAACCGTCGCCTCCCACCTGATGTACTTTCTAGAGAAGGACGCACAACCGGAGACATTTTCGAGCGTGCCGGCGACGCTCTGGTGGGCAGTAATAACGTTAACGACGGTCGGATACGGCGATGTCTACCCGATTACGCCCGCCGGTAAGTTCCTCGGTGCGATCATCGCCGTGATCGGCGTCGGTTTGGTCGCACTACCCGCGAGTATCCTCGCCTCCGGATATCTCGAGGAAGAATCGTCCTGA
- a CDS encoding DUF2182 domain-containing protein, with translation MTRTSGVVIGLIVLDLIWWTALYTNHVPMPGMAWLMDQGLPMIAPGAMELATLRLDGFQPIVDYLVMWGVMMGAMMYPAMMRFTRDYADAHEGSPAAVGRAVAAFLASYSVIWGITGVVPLTVQWLLPGGIYDLTRTYPHLVIGGVLVLTGLYQLSSFKQRRLRTCCSRIEPHNDRIMKALRRGVNHGGNCVLVCFGFFFLLMPFFGSMNFLWMIALAAIATVERIPATWGKEVAVAAGTAAMLAGLVVLLLQPPLPITFGM, from the coding sequence GTGACTCGCACGAGCGGAGTCGTCATCGGCCTGATCGTCCTCGATCTGATCTGGTGGACAGCTCTGTACACCAATCACGTGCCGATGCCAGGTATGGCATGGCTCATGGATCAGGGCCTTCCCATGATCGCTCCAGGGGCGATGGAGCTCGCAACTCTGCGGCTCGATGGCTTCCAACCCATCGTTGACTACCTCGTGATGTGGGGAGTGATGATGGGGGCGATGATGTATCCAGCAATGATGCGGTTCACTCGTGACTACGCTGACGCCCATGAGGGCTCCCCAGCGGCCGTTGGGAGGGCTGTAGCGGCGTTTCTCGCCAGTTATAGCGTCATCTGGGGAATCACCGGAGTCGTTCCGCTAACCGTTCAATGGTTGCTCCCTGGTGGAATCTACGATCTCACGCGGACGTATCCCCATCTCGTCATCGGCGGTGTGCTCGTGCTCACTGGTCTCTACCAGCTGTCGTCGTTCAAACAGCGACGACTGCGAACCTGCTGTTCGCGCATCGAGCCCCATAATGACAGGATAATGAAAGCGCTTCGGAGAGGTGTGAACCACGGAGGAAACTGTGTTCTCGTCTGTTTCGGATTCTTCTTCCTTTTGATGCCGTTCTTCGGCAGTATGAACTTTCTGTGGATGATCGCGCTGGCTGCCATCGCTACCGTCGAGCGCATCCCAGCTACGTGGGGTAAGGAAGTCGCCGTTGCTGCCGGAACCGCCGCAATGCTTGCAGGTCTCGTCGTGCTACTCCTCCAGCCACCGCTGCCGATAACCTTTGGTATGTAG
- a CDS encoding heavy-metal-associated domain-containing protein: MQMIEYTIEVYDMSCEGCETLLERELTRLSGVMEVNADAITGEVAVMGEPKTRDRVRRTVAEIGYEPGRVE; the protein is encoded by the coding sequence ATGCAGATGATAGAGTACACGATCGAGGTCTACGACATGAGTTGCGAGGGATGTGAAACGCTTCTCGAGCGTGAGCTCACTCGTCTCAGCGGCGTAATGGAGGTCAATGCAGATGCGATCACGGGTGAAGTAGCGGTAATGGGTGAACCGAAGACGCGGGATCGGGTTCGAAGGACAGTCGCCGAAATCGGATATGAACCTGGCCGAGTAGAGTAA
- a CDS encoding Gfo/Idh/MocA family protein — translation MDRSDRLSGGTNVIYAAMKNAIKESIDVVRIGFVGLGNMGWSHARQFSRLGHEVAAGADIDPKARTRFANAFAAKPYEDPERLLETTLDAVVVTTPPRFHESVAVPALRSGLDVFIEKPLAHDLDSAERIANAGRRSKGTCTVGFHNRFRNAVRTVASYRDKGWFGRLTHVEANYVRQQGTPVGSWMTDEELAGGGALTDIGPHTIDLALHLLNSFDVVEATGTTRPQRSTDLENSSENTTRTGSNSPNGSGVELSASAFLRLAGGRTVSTEVAWTANRDPSMEFIVRGTDGGAHFQLNDETVTLYGGRNAESDVTNRPSLEPNDPYRDQARAFVDRALGRRSAPVGTLEQALTVQRVIEAVYASGRNGRAVRLNEVSR, via the coding sequence GCTATCAAGGAATCCATCGATGTCGTGCGAATCGGATTCGTAGGATTGGGAAACATGGGTTGGAGCCATGCAAGGCAGTTCTCTCGGTTAGGTCACGAGGTTGCAGCGGGCGCGGACATTGATCCGAAGGCTCGTACACGCTTTGCGAACGCCTTCGCCGCGAAGCCTTACGAGGACCCGGAGCGGTTGCTCGAGACCACCCTCGATGCCGTCGTCGTCACGACCCCGCCGAGGTTCCACGAATCCGTAGCCGTTCCTGCGCTCAGGAGCGGCCTCGACGTGTTCATAGAGAAACCGTTAGCTCACGATCTGGACAGCGCGGAGCGAATCGCGAACGCCGGACGGCGATCGAAGGGCACCTGTACAGTCGGGTTCCACAACCGGTTTCGGAACGCTGTGCGAACGGTGGCGTCGTATCGAGATAAGGGCTGGTTCGGACGTCTCACTCACGTCGAAGCGAACTACGTTCGCCAGCAGGGGACTCCCGTCGGATCCTGGATGACTGACGAGGAACTCGCGGGGGGCGGCGCACTCACCGACATCGGACCTCACACCATTGATCTCGCACTTCATCTCCTGAACTCTTTCGACGTCGTCGAAGCCACGGGAACGACTCGGCCTCAACGATCAACGGACCTGGAGAACAGTTCCGAGAATACGACACGTACCGGCTCGAATTCACCGAACGGTTCGGGCGTCGAGCTGTCGGCAAGCGCGTTTCTACGCCTTGCTGGTGGACGAACCGTTTCGACAGAGGTAGCGTGGACGGCGAATCGGGATCCGAGCATGGAGTTCATCGTTCGCGGTACCGACGGAGGTGCTCACTTCCAGCTAAACGATGAGACGGTAACGCTATACGGCGGCCGGAACGCCGAGAGCGACGTCACTAACCGGCCGTCATTAGAACCAAACGATCCATATCGAGATCAGGCGCGAGCGTTCGTCGATAGAGCGTTAGGAAGGAGATCCGCTCCGGTCGGTACCCTGGAACAGGCGCTTACGGTACAGCGAGTCATCGAAGCGGTCTACGCCTCCGGTAGGAACGGACGTGCGGTCCGACTAAACGAGGTCTCACGTTGA